Proteins encoded within one genomic window of Sphingomonas sp. KRR8:
- a CDS encoding DUF2842 domain-containing protein yields the protein MNQELEPRSRPTVGIFMIMGVIAIWALLIASFADVVGRWPGLAQLLFYVVAGLIWILPLKPIMRWSETGRWRDERPKS from the coding sequence ATGAACCAGGAACTGGAGCCACGGTCGCGACCGACAGTCGGAATTTTCATGATCATGGGCGTCATCGCCATCTGGGCTCTCTTGATCGCAAGCTTCGCTGACGTGGTTGGCCGCTGGCCGGGCCTGGCACAGCTGCTCTTCTACGTGGTTGCGGGCCTGATCTGGATCCTGCCACTGAAGCCGATCATGCGCTGGAGCGAGACCGGCCGCTGGCGGGATGAACGACCCAAGTCTTGA
- a CDS encoding 5-formyltetrahydrofolate cyclo-ligase, whose amino-acid sequence MVPSPSPSDKATIRAELRSRRRLHVASLSADERAVLESKLVAVLLPLLSSARIVGGYSARGSEISVEPVLRFAMNHGISAAYPAFVSAESPMIFRLGTCAEDCPVGGVQPPVQARKVTPDLLLVPLLGADHHGNRIGQGGGHYDRAIPDLRAKGTRIIGVGWNFQLLDTPLVADPWDAPLDGFASPDGVVEFTA is encoded by the coding sequence ATGGTCCCGTCACCCTCCCCTTCCGACAAGGCCACGATTCGCGCGGAGCTACGCAGTCGCCGCCGCCTGCATGTGGCGAGCCTGTCGGCGGACGAGCGCGCAGTGCTGGAGAGCAAGCTTGTTGCGGTCCTGCTGCCGCTCCTTTCCAGCGCCCGGATAGTCGGTGGCTATTCCGCGCGTGGCAGCGAGATCAGTGTCGAGCCCGTTCTTCGCTTTGCCATGAACCACGGCATCAGCGCCGCCTACCCTGCCTTCGTGTCGGCGGAGTCCCCGATGATCTTCCGGTTAGGGACATGCGCCGAAGACTGCCCGGTCGGCGGGGTTCAGCCGCCGGTCCAGGCGCGGAAGGTCACGCCCGACCTCCTCCTGGTCCCCCTTCTCGGCGCCGACCACCATGGGAATCGCATCGGGCAAGGCGGCGGTCATTACGATCGTGCGATCCCGGACCTGCGGGCAAAGGGAACGCGGATCATTGGCGTGGGCTGGAATTTCCAGCTGCTCGACACGCCACTTGTTGCTGATCCTTGGGATGCTCCTTTGGACGGGTTCGCGTCTCCCGATGGTGTGGTAGAGTTCACCGCATGA
- a CDS encoding cell division protein ZapA, producing MAEVNLEIAGRHYRLACRDGEEDNLRAAADLIDAKSREALAGMGAMSEAKQLLLAALLVADQLIEKKGVQAPAPTMPPDPQIVRRVDALAERLERLAGSLEMTAATP from the coding sequence ATGGCCGAAGTGAACCTGGAGATCGCCGGACGCCACTATCGTCTCGCCTGCAGGGACGGCGAAGAGGACAATCTGCGCGCCGCGGCCGACCTCATTGATGCCAAGAGCCGCGAAGCGCTGGCCGGCATGGGCGCGATGAGCGAGGCCAAGCAGCTCCTGCTCGCGGCACTGCTCGTCGCCGACCAGCTCATCGAGAAGAAGGGCGTGCAGGCTCCCGCGCCGACCATGCCGCCTGACCCGCAGATTGTCCGCCGCGTGGACGCGCTGGCCGAGCGGCTCGAGCGGCTTGCGGGAAGCCTTGAGATGACGGCCGCAACACCCTAG